The proteins below come from a single Calditrichota bacterium genomic window:
- a CDS encoding family 10 glycosylhydrolase — MKIKTLLLLILVLPLFFTQCKRPRVKYDQTKEARGIWVTRWEWAKPELVNDPDAQQARITEILDLAKQAKLNFVLFQVRGNGDAFYRSNYEPWSNLLTGELGKNPGWDPLQFAVDQAHERGLELHTWVNTFPAWHGTEPPPHTIPEHVYYAHPEWIICDKNGDPMPLSGHYVNLSPGIPAVRQYVHDVCLDIIKNYDIDGMHFDYIRYPEGSPGLGYSQDSISLRLFNSEEGNPQHLSWDDWQRENINKFVRKFYDDATKLKPWVKISAAVIGKYDYSKWNGYHVVYQDALQWIKEGKIDFICPMIYWQISHPTAPFDTITRQWLKKYLHSRYIFPGMMINKLGSENWPLEEVAKQVAVVRKAEGNGMVFFSFSGLEKANELLKDKGFQY, encoded by the coding sequence ATGAAAATAAAAACCTTGTTGCTTTTAATTCTCGTATTGCCGCTATTTTTTACTCAATGCAAACGCCCCCGTGTCAAATACGATCAGACCAAAGAAGCCCGCGGCATCTGGGTCACCCGCTGGGAATGGGCAAAACCGGAACTCGTGAATGATCCCGATGCGCAACAAGCGCGTATCACTGAAATTCTTGATCTTGCCAAACAGGCAAAACTCAATTTCGTTCTCTTTCAAGTCAGAGGAAATGGCGACGCTTTTTACCGGTCAAACTATGAACCCTGGTCGAATTTGCTCACCGGAGAACTGGGAAAAAATCCCGGCTGGGACCCGCTGCAATTTGCCGTGGACCAAGCCCACGAGCGAGGTTTGGAATTACACACCTGGGTGAATACTTTTCCTGCCTGGCACGGTACAGAGCCTCCGCCGCACACGATTCCCGAACACGTCTATTACGCTCATCCGGAATGGATCATCTGCGACAAAAACGGCGATCCCATGCCGCTTTCCGGCCATTATGTCAATTTGAGCCCGGGAATTCCCGCCGTCCGCCAGTACGTGCACGATGTGTGTCTGGACATCATCAAAAATTACGACATCGACGGTATGCATTTCGATTACATTCGCTATCCTGAAGGTTCTCCGGGACTCGGCTACAGTCAGGATTCGATCAGTTTGCGCCTTTTCAATTCCGAGGAGGGAAACCCGCAGCATTTGAGTTGGGACGACTGGCAGCGAGAAAATATCAACAAATTCGTGCGGAAATTTTACGATGATGCCACAAAATTAAAGCCGTGGGTGAAAATTTCCGCGGCTGTCATCGGCAAATACGATTACAGCAAATGGAATGGCTATCACGTTGTTTACCAGGATGCACTGCAGTGGATCAAAGAAGGAAAAATTGATTTCATTTGCCCCATGATTTACTGGCAAATTTCGCACCCCACGGCTCCGTTCGACACGATCACGCGGCAGTGGCTGAAAAAATATCTGCACTCGCGCTACATTTTTCCCGGAATGATGATCAATAAACTGGGCAGCGAAAACTGGCCGCTGGAAGAAGTCGCCAAACAGGTTGCTGTGGTGAGAAAAGCAGAGGGAAACGGCATGGTTTTCTTCAGTTTTTCCGGTCTGGAAAAGGCAAATGAATTACTGAAAGACAAAGGATTTCAATATC